TCCTAAGTGTCGCTTACATCCTGTTTTTCATGTTTCCCTTCTCAAGAGAAGAACTGGTGAGGGAACTCCTCTCACAACTGCTCTACCGGAATTTGATGATAAGGGTGAACTCTTATGGCGACCGGAACGTGTCCTCGACATGGCAATTATCAGGAAAAAGAAACGTAACATTACTCAATGGTTAGTGCAGTGGCACGGACTCCCTGCTGCAGATGCTACATGGGAAGATGCCCACAACGTCAAAGCTCGTTTTCCGACTTTCGGTGCCTGAGGTCAGGCCCCAACTCAAGGAGGGAGGAATTGATATATAGGATCAATCACTGTTCACCACAATACTTCTTTCTGTTTAGTCCACTAGTTTCTTTTATGGGTTAGTCCAGCTGTTAGATCCCATTGTCCTAGCTAGGACAACTGTCTACAGTGTTCAGTTGATGACATCTTTTGTAAGCTATTTATGTTATCTTGGGAACTCTGTTTTTGGATATCAATGAATATGAAGTATTTTTAAGTTCCTTCTgttgtttctttcattttggtcaAGTTGAGTCTATCAGAATAAAAGCTTGAGAGAAGGTAGGTTTAGAAGGGGAACGCTTAACACATGTGCCATGAGAGAAATCAGAGAGCTGTTAAGCAAGGAGTCTAAATTAAtgaatattattttcttttgtggAGGATGCTATTCTCCAAACAAAAATCTAAGCTTAATTGGAAGGAAGCTATGGAGGAGAAGGGATGTTGGGATACGGTGGGGAATTGAAACATGGTGCTTCTGCCATGATGGTGCTAGAAAAGATATCAAGGGAAAAGGGAATTGAGACTGAAAATTGAAGTGAAAATGAAAGATCTTAGCTTGAGGACATAACAAGAGtgtgaagaagaaaagaaactgACTTGAATTGAAAACTGAGCTAAGAAGAAGGATTCAGAGTGTTGCAACCGGTTTTAGACCCGTGGGTGCATGGAGAAAATTACTCCACACACCCAGGGAAGGTTTTGGAATTCACAGGATCAAGATCAAGAGCTGTTAGGCAGATGACTCTGATACCatgtagaaattgaaattgaaattgatttccCCTTGATACAAATAAGCTATTACATTCTATGCATTATATAGTTGTGAGTATTGACCGTTACAAGAATCAATAAGATTACATTGACAACAGAATCAAAACTGAAGCATAATCTTAGGAAACCGATAAAGTGGCAGTAGACAAACTAGAGGAGATTCTGGGAGTGATTGAAGGAAGAGATTGATGTTCTTTAACACATTATAAGATCACactgtaaaaagaaaaaatgaagtatAATATGCCAAGCCTAAAGGAGCAAAAAATCTATGTGACATCATGCATTTGCAGTAGTAGTATATCTTACACACAACACAACTGAACATTGTCATATCCTAACCATGTTTCTGCAAATGctcaaacagaagaaaaaatggTGTACATTAGCATCGTTTTTCCAGAGTTCAACTCTTTCACTTTCTTGATGTACCAAATGAGAAGCTTGACGGACTTTTAACTACATGCTGAGCCTGAGAGGGGCTTGGAGCTGGAGGCTCATGAATTTGGCCTAATTCTCTAACAGTACTAGTTTGCCTAATTGCTCCTCTTTCACTCGGTCCAACATTGTTCTTTTGTGAACCTTCAGTGTCCAAATGTTCCATTTCGACGACGATTGATGCTTCTGGAGGTGGAAACAAGTCATCCTCATCACTGCGGTTGTTGACATTGTGCAATAGATGAACTGGTGACATGCCATGTGTAGGAGTTTCAGGCCTACTTGAGAATGGTGTGCTTCTCTCTGAATGCAGGCTGTGCTTTactttcttttttgctttgtgATGCCAACTTTTCACTGCTTCTGCCACTCCCTCATTAAAAACAGTGGGTTTCATACTAGAACCCATCTAtttggaaataaaaaataaaaaattagtccATGTTAGATTAATGGAGGTTTACATATAGATATTCTAGTTGAAGTAAATTTCTCACCTGTGTCACTAAAGCATAGAGCGGCAGAGTCACATAACTACATAAAACTTGTATGATAACCCTGAGGAGATCAGAAAATATTAGTTTGgcatacaacagaaaaaaatatttttcctcATTGTATCAGGAACCATAAAAGCAAGTGAAAGTTAAAACTTTAAACAACGATGATTCTTGTATGAGGTTATAAGGTAGTAGTAGTAGTGTGTAAACCTCACCCCATTGAGATCCTGATGGCGATATCTTCAGGGGTTTGGTGGAAGCAAGAATCTATGCCAAACTGCCACTGAAGAACACAAGTATTCAATCAGTATATGAGAACTAGAGAAATTATGATCCCTAAATGAATGGTATGAGTATACTTGGTTAACTTCTAAGAAAATATACTTACTGTACTCCATGCAAAGAAGGCCAGCTGAAATgcattctgaagaagaagaagaagaaagcacaAATTGGCAGCTGGTGAGAATAAGTACAAATATCAAATACTGTAAAGATATTATAGTAGCAAGGTGAACTACCTGGAACAAAACAAAGTGGATGAGGAAGAGCATGAAGCGGGGCAGTCCAAACCAGAAGTAGTGATCACCAGGTTGAACAAGCGGTGCACCCATCACCACACCCCCTCTTTCCTGGATCCTCATCCCCATCATGGTTATAATCACTTGTAGTttagttcccaccaagaggattatCTGCAATATGTTTTTGTCTCACAACTCTTAATTATCTATGTTGATATAAGGTGGCCACAGTAAAAAGCAGCATGCCCTGTACTGTCATAATACAATTGTATTGAACTTACAAATAAGGAGATAAATGGCAGCCAGAGATAAGAATACCATCCTATTCAAAAGACAAAACAGTTCTTCTTCAGTGAACGTGGGATCATGCAGTAACATAATACTTTATCGAGGTATATATATCGACATTTAGAGATAAGGAGTTCATCTGTGTGCTTACCATATGCGTTAGACAACAGGAACAACACTGCAGAGAACCATATAATTGGACTGCATATACCAATGAAGTGAAGTTAAGGTTGTAGCACAATTATCTAACCAAAGAGCCTTAAAAATTTAATGCTTAAAATCACCAACCTGATCTCAACAATAACTAAGAAGTCATCTTCAAGAGATCTACTTATGTACTTTCGAAAATCAAAGGTCGTTTCACTCCCAGGTGCTAAATGTGCCTGAAATCACAAAGCATAGAATTTGAGATTCAGTGTGACCTCAGGCCTCATATAGGTATGAGAATGAGTTTTAAACTGTTTCACTTACCATGATAAAGCCATGCCTCAGAGTCAGGTAATCAGTCTTAGTAACTGACCTGAAGAACTGTCTGAAGAAGCACACCTGATAAGAAAAGGAGAATACCCTTAAACCTTGTTCAATTCAATGTCATAGCTCTTGGACACTTCATGCAGTACTGAGTTGATTCTTTGTAAAATCCAACAATTTCAATTAGAAATTCCTATTAACAATGCAATATAGCTATTTCATAGTAGTGCGGTACGAACAATCCAAAGGAAAACTGGTGACTGGCTCCAGAAGTTCAAATGCCTTCTACCGAATGATGTATCCCTCGCATACCTAAATCTTTCTGGATCTGCAATACAAATACTGTATAAGGTATAATCCAAGAGTTCTAGTGATTAAGAAAGCTTAAAATTCATCAACCGGTGTCTGAGATGACATTACAGAttccaaaaaggaaaaatgaataGTCCACAGAAGATTAATTTCTAGGAACACTTGATATGTTAAGAAAGTCAACCTGTAGATTAACTAATTGATTTGCATACTTAAATAAGTCATCATGTTGAAAAAATGGATGCATTTAGCTTTCAAGTGAAGAGATTGAACCAATTTACCAGTACTGAACTGGTATTCAACTGTTTTTGTCTCATTCTCCCAATACTTCCATATTCTCATCTGtaatccagaaaaaaaaaaacaaaaacaaaaacaatgaattgttacgagagagagagagagagatttcaaAATCGTATTTGCCACTTTACCTTGTGTCTTCCCAAAGCCAAGGTTGTGATGCAGTAGAGCACATGAAAAACTGCTAGCACAAAGATAAATACATGGAGCTGGTGAATCCCATATGCAGATACAAAGGCAACTTTACCCTACAGATATAAAGAGTCGATTTAGACTGTTATCCAATTCCAATACACATATTCTTACACCAAATATAGAACACACTTCTTCACATTCCCATGATTAAGATTTAAGATTCATGAACAGAGGAAAAATAGCCAGAGTATGGTATCAATGATGGAAACAGCACAACAAAAGAACTGTCTTTCCCTTACATTCTTCGTGCACTTATCATATCCTTTTGTGGCTAATTTGCGCCGGAAACTGAAGACAGAATCTGAGGATTCATGAAGTTTTCTAGCCTTACTATCTGGAGTGGCATCATTGCAAGGATGCCAAGTGGCTGCAACACTCTTCGGTATACATATACCAGCGATTGGATCTTGTAGAACTGTTAGGAGCAAGGACAGGAATCCCAACAGCATAAGCTCTTCAAACAATTCACATAGAACAAACAAATTAATGGTTAGGACTTTGAAGAACATACATAACTAGTTCGTATTCGGAAAAGAGAAATAAAGAAGTTTAGTGTTCCCACAAGATGGGATACCTGATTTGAGCTTCTCAAGAGCTTCATAGAGAGCTCGCTTGTGTCTACTTTTAAACCACTGAAAATTTTTCCATTACAATGTCATTTCGAATGAACAATCAACTTGGAAGATTATAATTATCAAAAACCAATTTATCAAGCATTTTATTCTTACCTTTCCTATGAAGTTTATGACATGCTCAATGAAAATTGATATTACAAGCAACACAAAACAGACCACAGCAACTGCCCATGTTGGTGTTTTCTCTAATGTACGCTCATATTCAAGTTCCATTGGAGTTTCTATTACTCAAAAGAACTCACAAGAAAACAATAAGAACTTATGTCTATATATAAACCATTCTGTGTTTATGTCTGTTATTTATAAGGGCAATTGATTTCTTCTGACATATGGAGTTACAGAGGTGGACAAGACATTCAAGACTTTCTGAAGAGCTGTTGTGACGACTTCCTATGGTAAAAGCTTCTGTCCTTGTCTGCTGACTTTTCTTGGCTATCAAAACGTAGAAGCTAATCAGGAAACTAGCTCACAGACTATTCCTATTCGATTTCGAGTAACATCAGTGGGAAGTTTGGACTCGGCAAACGGTGGGCGAGCAGAAGTACTCGATTTACCTTCTTTAAATTGAACATAATCTAAGAACTACGCAGCAGTTAGTTCCAAATTAAAGATGCATTCATCCCAGCTAATTAGCTTCTTTATGACTAGATGCAAGTTCTTAATCCATAATCTATGCATTCAtccaagttttttatttttcctgatCACCACTTGTCACAACAGAAGATAAAAAGCCAGTGGTTGAAGAGTCTATATAAGAACAAAACATCATCTCAGAAAGGTGCCACATGGGATAATTATAACAGAGGCTCATTCCACAATGAATTGTGTCCATGGAATTTCATTGGAACCATTTGGTATTAGTGACAAAAACTTGATGTGTACGTGGCCCAAGTTGCAGTCAGAAGTTTAGAAAGGTCAATAGTGTGTTAATGTGGGCAAAATTCTAGCCAGATTTCTGGGTTGAGAAGAAGTCTAAGGAAACCTTTTGAGCAGTGGCTGACTCGGTGGCAATTATAATGCACTGACACGGGTACGGGTGCGAGATACGATACAACATGACACGATACGTGgataagaaatttttttaaaaaaaaaataatatttaatataataaatatgtTAGATTAAATTGTCTGGCCACATGAAAATCTTCCCAGCCTATCTTTCTAATTTGTATCAGAGAAACGCTCTTCTTCGTTCTACAGCAAGACACCATGAAACGGGGAAATCATATGTAAAAggatttttcaacaaataactGGTATGCAGATGATCTTTATCCATACCTATCACTTCTCTTCTTCTTAAATtctttgttttcaatttcaatgaccCCAAAGAAAATCCCTAAAGCccctttctgattttgaagaGCGTCAAATTCGTTTGGAACAACGTATCTTGTTCACAGTTTCCCGTATCTTAGGTTGACTGTATCCAACAGTCAATGTTTAAGAAAAGTCCTCCGTTTTCTAGGAGTCTGATAAGTATCCGGAGCGTATCCTTATCGGACACGGAAACGAAACAGCATAATAAGTTTTTAGCCGTATCCATGCTTCACAGGAACCGGCATCTTCAGC
This portion of the Rosa chinensis cultivar Old Blush chromosome 1, RchiOBHm-V2, whole genome shotgun sequence genome encodes:
- the LOC112182427 gene encoding MLO-like protein 12, which gives rise to MELEYERTLEKTPTWAVAVVCFVLLVISIFIEHVINFIGKWFKSRHKRALYEALEKLKSELMLLGFLSLLLTVLQDPIAGICIPKSVAATWHPCNDATPDSKARKLHESSDSVFSFRRKLATKGYDKCTKNGKVAFVSAYGIHQLHVFIFVLAVFHVLYCITTLALGRHKMRIWKYWENETKTVEYQFSTDPERFRYARDTSFGRRHLNFWSQSPVFLWIVCFFRQFFRSVTKTDYLTLRHGFIMAHLAPGSETTFDFRKYISRSLEDDFLVIVEISPIIWFSAVLFLLSNAYGWYSYLWLPFISLFIILLVGTKLQVIITMMGMRIQERGGVVMGAPLVQPGDHYFWFGLPRFMLFLIHFVLFQNAFQLAFFAWSTWQFGIDSCFHQTPEDIAIRISMGVIIQVLCSYVTLPLYALVTQMGSSMKPTVFNEGVAEAVKSWHHKAKKKVKHSLHSERSTPFSSRPETPTHGMSPVHLLHNVNNRSDEDDLFPPPEASIVVEMEHLDTEGSQKNNVGPSERGAIRQTSTVRELGQIHEPPAPSPSQAQHVVKSPSSFSFGTSRK